A single window of Vitreimonas flagellata DNA harbors:
- a CDS encoding TonB-dependent receptor, producing the protein MFSLLGRPRAVSMLATASVAALVASVQPAAAQQQTRAFNIEPQALSSALIEFSAQSDVRVIADPALINGRRSPGVIGSFSPDDALSQLLAGTGLRLSRNTGGGLTVIADTTSPTQLGANNRTAPSEDGEDLVVTGTRLNRAVSGFPVNSYTQDTLDRSGQPDLGRFLSTLNEVSITSPASGPAAVANRNATVQLRGLPIGTTLSLVNGRRVQASSSASGALVFDLNSIPFSAIERVDVVPVGSSAIYGGDALAGVVNVVLRHSFDGVALNANLGLLDGAETRGLSFAAGRSFERGSLMAIGAWSYNSPLRTTDRDFFLDADYTRYGGPDGRVRQCTPGTVTNAGAGNLPGLSSNLAGIPDLASGVTPTIGDFTASAGSPNLCGPYSEGYGAALVHESETLSFHVAGDYRLAAGLTAFGEISYSRDDTFAPANAILLNNVLVPASNAFNPFGVDVRVTTMLDLENGATGPSRDTEFTRVLAGLRGDLGSDWDFEATIMRARDESESITLNTLVSSAARTAALASADPATALNPFTNGRAASETVLRGIWADAIGRIGESQHDQFSIFARGDVANLWAGPLSMVVGGEAGRDIWITSGPGFSTDGDRRTEALFAETNLPLLRSSSADGSGRELATLSLAGRWDSFSDFGEATTYQAGLELHPLENLHVRLATATSFKPPSLLQLNGSETIFPSELLGLRDPARGNEAIVGADVVFGGAANLEAETGEATTFGVTWEPEFISGLRLSATSWNVDIEGLISQLPAQTALDFESLFPYLVTREPSVGGVPGQVTRVGYQFVNFGSVSVSGVDMDLAYGRSTSLGQVSFTASASHTNEYESLLTPGVPVQDRLGRRYLDFWAPEWKGRVSLSLDAGDWRVGGAGRYVGPYLDEGVSTRELGDIWTYDVWGGINLFSERTQLLVTIANVTDELPSFAGTAGLYFDHTQGDWRGRYTSVRLSTTW; encoded by the coding sequence ATGTTCAGTCTTTTGGGGCGTCCGCGCGCCGTCTCCATGCTCGCCACGGCTTCAGTGGCGGCGTTGGTCGCTTCGGTGCAACCGGCCGCTGCGCAGCAACAAACGCGGGCTTTCAATATTGAGCCGCAAGCGCTTTCGAGCGCGCTCATCGAGTTTTCCGCGCAATCGGACGTGCGCGTGATTGCAGATCCCGCGCTCATCAACGGGCGACGCAGCCCAGGCGTCATTGGCTCGTTCTCGCCCGACGACGCCTTGTCGCAATTGCTGGCCGGGACAGGCTTGCGTCTGTCGCGCAATACTGGCGGCGGCCTCACTGTCATTGCTGACACCACTTCCCCTACGCAGCTCGGCGCCAACAACCGGACGGCGCCGAGTGAAGACGGGGAAGACTTGGTCGTCACCGGCACGCGGTTGAATCGCGCTGTGAGCGGTTTTCCCGTCAATTCTTATACGCAAGACACGTTGGACCGGAGCGGCCAGCCCGATCTCGGTAGATTTCTCTCCACGCTGAACGAAGTCTCGATCACCTCGCCGGCCAGTGGACCCGCGGCCGTCGCCAACCGCAACGCGACGGTTCAATTGCGCGGACTCCCGATCGGTACAACGCTTTCGCTCGTCAATGGCCGGCGCGTTCAGGCGTCGAGTTCAGCGTCCGGCGCCCTCGTCTTTGATCTCAATTCCATTCCCTTCAGCGCCATAGAGCGGGTTGATGTCGTGCCCGTGGGGTCATCGGCGATCTATGGCGGCGACGCGCTCGCGGGCGTGGTCAACGTGGTCTTGCGTCATTCCTTCGACGGCGTGGCGCTCAACGCCAATCTGGGCCTGCTCGATGGCGCGGAAACACGAGGTCTTTCATTCGCGGCCGGACGCTCGTTTGAACGCGGATCGCTCATGGCGATCGGCGCCTGGAGCTACAATTCTCCGCTCCGCACGACCGATCGGGATTTCTTCCTGGACGCCGATTACACGCGCTATGGCGGACCCGACGGGCGCGTGCGCCAATGCACGCCGGGCACGGTGACGAACGCTGGCGCAGGCAACCTCCCTGGCTTGAGTTCCAATCTCGCGGGCATTCCCGATCTCGCTTCGGGGGTCACGCCCACCATCGGAGATTTCACAGCCAGCGCTGGATCGCCGAACCTTTGCGGTCCTTATAGTGAAGGCTACGGCGCGGCCTTGGTGCACGAAAGCGAGACACTCTCATTTCATGTCGCGGGCGATTATCGCTTGGCGGCCGGACTGACCGCTTTTGGTGAGATCAGCTACAGCCGAGACGACACCTTCGCGCCAGCCAATGCGATTTTGCTCAACAACGTGCTTGTGCCCGCGTCCAACGCCTTCAACCCTTTTGGCGTGGATGTTCGGGTAACGACGATGCTCGACCTGGAAAATGGCGCCACCGGCCCCTCGCGCGACACCGAGTTCACGCGCGTGCTCGCTGGGCTTCGCGGCGATCTGGGCTCTGATTGGGACTTTGAAGCCACGATCATGCGCGCGCGTGATGAGAGCGAGAGCATCACGCTCAACACGCTTGTCAGCTCAGCGGCGCGCACGGCAGCGCTCGCGAGCGCTGATCCGGCGACCGCGCTCAACCCGTTCACAAACGGCCGCGCCGCCAGCGAGACCGTGCTGCGCGGCATTTGGGCCGACGCGATTGGTCGTATTGGCGAGTCCCAGCACGATCAATTCAGCATCTTCGCGCGCGGCGATGTCGCCAATCTTTGGGCTGGGCCTCTCAGCATGGTGGTTGGCGGCGAAGCCGGCCGAGATATTTGGATCACAAGCGGGCCTGGCTTTTCCACCGACGGCGATCGGCGCACGGAAGCGTTGTTCGCCGAGACCAATTTGCCGCTGCTCAGATCCTCGAGCGCTGACGGATCAGGACGCGAGCTTGCGACGCTTTCGCTTGCTGGACGTTGGGACTCTTTCAGTGATTTTGGCGAGGCCACGACCTATCAAGCGGGACTTGAACTGCATCCGCTCGAAAATTTGCACGTGCGCTTGGCGACGGCGACGTCGTTTAAGCCGCCCTCTTTGCTGCAGCTCAATGGAAGCGAGACCATCTTCCCTTCCGAATTGCTGGGTTTGCGCGATCCGGCACGCGGCAACGAAGCCATCGTCGGCGCGGACGTGGTGTTCGGCGGCGCCGCCAATTTGGAGGCCGAGACTGGCGAAGCGACGACGTTTGGCGTGACTTGGGAGCCTGAATTCATCTCCGGGCTTCGCCTCAGCGCAACCTCGTGGAATGTCGACATCGAGGGCTTGATCTCGCAATTGCCAGCTCAAACCGCGCTCGATTTCGAAAGTCTGTTTCCGTATCTGGTCACACGCGAACCCAGTGTTGGCGGCGTGCCAGGTCAAGTCACGCGGGTTGGATATCAATTCGTCAATTTCGGCAGCGTCAGCGTGTCGGGCGTTGACATGGATCTTGCCTACGGGCGGTCCACCTCACTTGGCCAAGTCAGTTTCACCGCGAGTGCGAGCCACACGAATGAGTATGAATCGTTGCTGACGCCGGGCGTGCCCGTCCAGGATCGCTTGGGACGGCGCTATCTCGATTTTTGGGCGCCTGAATGGAAGGGGCGCGTGAGCCTGTCGCTCGACGCCGGCGATTGGCGCGTCGGCGGCGCGGGCCGATATGTGGGGCCTTATCTCGACGAGGGCGTCTCTACCCGAGAGCTTGGCGACATTTGGACCTATGATGTTTGGGGCGGGATCAATCTCTTCTCCGAGCGCACGCAGCTCTTGGTGACCATCGCCAACGTCACCGACGAATTGCCGAGCTTTGCGGGAACGGCGGGCCTCTATTTCGACCACACGCAGGGCGATTGGCGCGGTCGCTACACGAGCGTCAGACTCTCAACCACCTGGTAA